A window of the Arenibacter algicola genome harbors these coding sequences:
- a CDS encoding alpha-isopropylmalate synthase regulatory domain-containing protein — MKRRIIEIMDTTLRDGEQTSGVSFSASEKLTLAKLLLDELNVDRIEVASARVSEGELSAVQQITEWANTKGYINRVEVLTFVDGGVSIDWMKKSGAKVQNLLTKGSMNHLTHQLKKTPEQHFSEIEKAIAEAAKEGISTNVYLEDWSNGMRNSKEYVFQFIDFLSTQPVRRVLLPDTLGILTYTETYKFISEIVQRYPNMHFDFHGHNDYDLSVSNVMEAIKAGCHGLHLTVNGMGERAGNAPMASAIAVINDFMPEIEVAVNESSLYKVSKLVSAFTGFGIPANKPIVGDNVFTQTAGIHADGDSKKNLYFNDLMPERFGRKRKYALGKTSGKANIQKNLQELGLTLNDDELKKVTARIIELGDKKEKVTKEDLPYIISDVLDSDTYQQKVFVKSYVLTHSKGLKPSTTLALEINGELIEEHAQGDGQYDAFMNALRKVYKSKKLELPTLVDYAVRIPPGSNSDALCETIITWKRGDKEFISRGLDSDQTVSAIKATEKMLNII, encoded by the coding sequence ATGAAACGAAGAATAATTGAAATAATGGACACCACCCTTCGGGATGGCGAACAGACCTCTGGGGTGTCCTTTTCTGCATCCGAAAAGCTTACCTTGGCTAAGTTATTGTTGGATGAGTTGAATGTAGATAGAATTGAAGTAGCTTCTGCCAGGGTATCGGAGGGAGAACTTTCAGCGGTACAACAGATTACCGAATGGGCCAATACCAAAGGGTATATTAACCGTGTTGAGGTATTGACATTCGTGGATGGGGGTGTTTCTATTGATTGGATGAAAAAATCTGGTGCCAAGGTCCAGAATCTTTTGACCAAAGGTTCTATGAACCACCTAACACACCAGCTTAAAAAAACTCCGGAACAACATTTTAGCGAAATAGAAAAGGCCATTGCAGAAGCGGCCAAGGAAGGTATCTCTACCAATGTATATTTGGAAGACTGGAGCAATGGGATGCGAAATTCAAAGGAATACGTATTCCAATTTATAGATTTTCTGTCCACTCAGCCAGTAAGAAGGGTTTTGTTGCCCGACACTTTGGGAATCCTGACCTACACAGAAACATATAAGTTTATATCGGAAATAGTACAGCGTTATCCCAATATGCATTTCGATTTTCATGGGCATAACGATTATGATTTAAGTGTTTCCAATGTAATGGAGGCAATTAAAGCAGGTTGCCATGGACTTCATTTAACCGTTAACGGAATGGGTGAAAGGGCTGGTAACGCGCCAATGGCAAGTGCTATAGCGGTAATCAACGATTTTATGCCCGAAATAGAGGTGGCCGTGAACGAATCTTCCCTATATAAGGTGAGCAAGTTGGTTTCTGCCTTTACCGGATTTGGAATTCCTGCTAACAAGCCTATCGTAGGGGATAATGTTTTTACTCAAACTGCAGGAATCCATGCAGATGGGGACAGTAAGAAAAACTTGTACTTCAATGATTTAATGCCGGAGAGATTTGGTAGAAAACGTAAGTACGCCTTAGGTAAAACTTCGGGAAAGGCCAACATTCAAAAGAACTTACAGGAGTTGGGATTAACGCTCAATGATGATGAGTTAAAAAAGGTTACGGCACGTATTATTGAATTGGGAGATAAAAAGGAAAAGGTAACCAAGGAGGACCTCCCCTATATTATTTCCGATGTTTTGGATAGCGATACCTATCAGCAAAAGGTTTTTGTTAAATCATATGTACTCACCCATTCGAAAGGTTTAAAGCCCTCCACTACCCTGGCCCTCGAAATTAATGGTGAACTTATAGAGGAGCACGCTCAGGGCGACGGACAATACGATGCCTTTATGAATGCATTGAGAAAAGTATACAAATCCAAAAAATTGGAATTGCCCACTTTGGTGGATTACGCGGTGCGAATTCCGCCAGGCAGTAATTCCGATGCACTCTGTGAAACCATTATTACTTGGAAAAGGGGCGATAAGGAATTTATTTCCAGGGGGCTGGACTCCGATCAAACTGTTTCAGCCATAAAGGCCACCGAGAAAATGTTGAATATAATCTAG
- the leuC gene encoding 3-isopropylmalate dehydratase large subunit, whose product MKKTLFDKVWDSHVVHKIENGPDVLFIDRHMVHEVTSPVAFLGIKSRGIPVMYPGRTFATADHNTPTINQHLPVKDPLSANQLKALEENSKAHGISYWGLGHEKNGIVHVVGPEYGITQPGATIVCGDSHTSTHGAFGAIAFGIGTSEVEMVLATQCIMQQKAKSMRINVNGKLSKGVTPKDVALYIISKLTTSGATGYFVEYAGDVFRNMTMEGRMTVCNLSIEMGARGGMIAPDEKTFEYIKGREFTPVGADWDKAMEYWKTLKTDEDATFDKEITFDAADIEPMITYGTNPGMGIGISNGIPQAESVEGGVATYKKSLQYMAFNEGDNMIGKPIDFVFLGSCTNGRIEDFRAFASIVKGRKKADNVTAWLVPGSHKVESAIKEEGILDILHEAGFELREPGCSACLAMNDDKVPAGKYAVSTSNRNFEGRQGPGSRTLLASPLVAAAAAVTGKVTDPRELMQEELV is encoded by the coding sequence ATGAAGAAAACGTTATTTGATAAAGTATGGGATTCCCATGTTGTTCATAAGATTGAAAATGGGCCGGATGTCCTGTTCATAGACCGTCACATGGTTCATGAAGTTACTAGTCCGGTAGCATTTCTAGGTATAAAAAGTAGGGGTATTCCAGTAATGTATCCAGGGCGTACTTTTGCCACTGCAGATCATAACACTCCTACCATTAACCAGCATTTGCCGGTTAAAGATCCACTTTCGGCCAATCAACTAAAAGCATTGGAAGAAAATTCCAAGGCTCACGGTATTTCCTATTGGGGACTTGGGCATGAAAAAAATGGGATTGTGCACGTGGTAGGTCCGGAATACGGAATTACCCAACCCGGTGCTACCATTGTATGTGGTGATTCTCATACCTCTACCCATGGCGCATTTGGAGCTATTGCATTTGGTATAGGAACTTCCGAGGTGGAAATGGTATTGGCCACCCAGTGTATTATGCAGCAGAAGGCCAAATCTATGCGTATCAATGTCAATGGAAAACTTAGTAAGGGCGTTACCCCCAAAGATGTGGCCCTTTATATAATTTCCAAATTAACGACCTCTGGTGCTACGGGATATTTTGTGGAGTATGCAGGTGATGTTTTTAGGAACATGACTATGGAAGGTAGGATGACTGTTTGTAACCTAAGTATTGAAATGGGTGCCCGTGGAGGGATGATCGCCCCGGACGAAAAAACTTTCGAATATATCAAAGGACGGGAATTTACTCCTGTAGGTGCCGACTGGGACAAAGCCATGGAATATTGGAAAACCCTTAAAACGGATGAGGATGCTACTTTTGACAAAGAAATAACTTTTGATGCTGCCGATATAGAACCTATGATTACCTATGGTACCAATCCAGGAATGGGTATCGGAATTTCCAATGGTATTCCACAGGCCGAATCTGTGGAGGGTGGTGTTGCCACTTATAAAAAATCACTTCAATATATGGCCTTTAATGAGGGCGATAACATGATTGGAAAGCCAATTGATTTTGTGTTTTTGGGAAGTTGTACCAATGGCCGTATCGAAGACTTTAGAGCCTTTGCTTCCATAGTTAAGGGCAGAAAAAAAGCAGATAATGTTACTGCTTGGTTAGTACCTGGATCCCATAAAGTGGAATCTGCCATCAAGGAAGAAGGAATTTTGGACATTTTGCACGAAGCTGGTTTTGAATTACGTGAACCGGGTTGCTCTGCATGCTTGGCCATGAACGATGATAAGGTTCCTGCAGGGAAATATGCCGTGAGTACCTCAAATAGAAATTTTGAAGGTAGACAAGGCCCTGGGTCAAGAACACTTTTGGCAAGTCCGTTGGTGGCAGCTGCTGCGGCCGTTACCGGAAAGGTAACAGATCCAAGGGAGTTGATGCAAGAGGAATTGGTTTAA
- a CDS encoding M28 family peptidase — protein sequence MKKILFVALGLSMACNSSQKTISQQIEPVVNSVDPMVYAQSITEAELKEHLYTYASDEFEGRDTGEPGQKLAVEYLKAEYVELGIPAAQSDGNYFQNVPLVISKLPKGSVTINGKEYENGEGLLTFTAATGSYDNIVYVNYGIEEEDYSDYANVDVKGKIVLVKAGEPMNEDGTYALSGSNEASVWSNMSESIGKRMELASNKGAIGVMYFDEANYGRFKNRFNFMQRQDGGSMGLKDEVQNDFFSFFIDSMVANAILPNILSENTSKNVSVKLMLNIESDSKDVESENVVAVIKGSEKPDEYVIISAHLDHVGVNNEGEIYNGADDDGSGTVGLLEIAEAFKKAADEGNGPKRSVVFLHVTGEEKGLLGSKYYADHDPIFPLSQTVADLNIDMIGRIDPNRTGDRNYIYLIGSDKLSTELHNLSEEVNKKYMNIELDYTYNDENDPNRFYYRSDHYNFAKNNIPIIFYFNGTHADYHQPGDTPDKINYDLLENRTRLVFLTAWEIANRDARLKVDKAAR from the coding sequence ATGAAAAAGATACTGTTTGTTGCGTTAGGACTTTCCATGGCCTGCAACTCATCGCAAAAAACCATTTCCCAACAAATTGAACCAGTAGTTAACAGTGTAGACCCCATGGTTTATGCTCAATCCATTACGGAGGCCGAACTAAAGGAACATCTTTATACTTATGCTTCAGACGAATTTGAAGGAAGGGACACTGGAGAACCAGGGCAAAAATTGGCAGTGGAATATCTTAAGGCAGAATATGTAGAGCTTGGCATTCCTGCTGCCCAATCTGATGGAAATTATTTTCAAAATGTTCCCTTGGTCATAAGTAAATTACCTAAGGGATCTGTTACCATAAACGGTAAGGAATACGAAAATGGGGAAGGCTTGCTGACATTTACTGCTGCTACGGGTAGTTATGACAATATCGTTTATGTAAACTATGGTATAGAAGAAGAGGATTACTCGGATTATGCCAACGTGGATGTAAAGGGTAAAATAGTTTTGGTTAAGGCAGGGGAACCTATGAATGAGGATGGTACCTATGCCCTTTCAGGTTCCAATGAGGCATCTGTTTGGAGCAATATGTCGGAATCGATTGGAAAAAGAATGGAATTGGCTTCCAACAAGGGTGCCATTGGGGTAATGTATTTTGATGAGGCCAACTACGGTCGCTTTAAAAATAGGTTTAATTTTATGCAGCGGCAAGATGGAGGCAGTATGGGTTTGAAAGATGAAGTCCAAAATGATTTTTTCAGCTTTTTTATCGATAGCATGGTGGCTAACGCCATTCTCCCAAATATTTTATCGGAAAATACTTCCAAAAACGTTTCCGTCAAATTGATGCTGAATATTGAAAGTGATAGTAAAGATGTGGAATCCGAGAATGTGGTTGCGGTAATAAAAGGTTCGGAAAAACCTGATGAGTATGTTATAATTTCGGCCCATCTTGATCACGTTGGAGTAAACAATGAGGGGGAAATTTATAATGGTGCTGACGACGATGGCTCTGGAACCGTTGGACTTTTGGAGATTGCGGAGGCCTTTAAAAAAGCAGCCGATGAAGGCAATGGTCCAAAACGATCTGTTGTTTTTCTCCATGTTACAGGAGAGGAAAAAGGTCTTTTGGGATCTAAATATTACGCTGATCACGACCCAATTTTTCCTTTGTCCCAAACGGTGGCCGATTTAAATATTGATATGATAGGGAGAATAGACCCTAATCGTACGGGAGATAGGAATTATATTTATTTAATTGGTTCGGATAAGTTGAGCACGGAACTTCATAATCTATCGGAAGAGGTCAACAAGAAGTATATGAATATTGAATTGGACTATACTTATAACGATGAAAATGATCCCAACCGATTCTACTACAGAAGTGATCATTACAATTTTGCAAAGAATAATATTCCTATCATATTCTACTTTAATGGAACTCACGCCGACTATCACCAACCAGGGGATACACCGGATAAAATTAATTATGACCTGCTGGAAAATAGAACCAGACTGGTTTTTCTTACCGCATGGGAAATAGCCAACAGGGATGCCCGTCTAAAGGTGGATAAAGCTGCTAGGTAA
- the leuD gene encoding 3-isopropylmalate dehydratase small subunit, giving the protein MAYDKFNILKTTAVPLPIENVDTDQIIPARFLKATERKGFGDNLFRDWRYNPDNSPKEDFVLNNPTFSGKILVGGKNFGSGSSREHAAWAVYDYGFRCVVSSFFADIFKNNCLNIGVLPVQVSAPFLEKIFEAIYADPKTELVVNLPEQTITLTTTGESESFDINNYKKDNMLNGFDDIDYLLNIKENIREFAEDTPL; this is encoded by the coding sequence ATGGCATACGATAAATTTAATATACTTAAAACAACAGCGGTTCCGCTTCCTATTGAAAATGTGGATACGGATCAAATAATTCCTGCCCGTTTTCTTAAGGCAACGGAGCGCAAAGGTTTTGGGGACAATTTGTTCAGGGATTGGCGCTACAATCCGGATAATAGTCCAAAAGAGGATTTTGTATTGAACAATCCTACCTTTAGTGGTAAAATATTGGTTGGGGGCAAAAACTTTGGATCCGGTTCTTCTAGGGAACATGCTGCTTGGGCAGTTTACGATTATGGATTTAGATGTGTGGTATCCAGTTTTTTTGCAGATATTTTTAAGAACAACTGTCTAAACATTGGGGTATTGCCGGTACAGGTAAGTGCTCCGTTTTTAGAAAAAATATTTGAGGCAATCTATGCGGATCCAAAAACAGAATTGGTAGTCAATCTACCGGAACAGACCATTACTTTGACAACTACTGGTGAATCCGAAAGCTTTGATATCAACAATTACAAAAAAGATAATATGCTTAACGGCTTTGATGATATTGATTATCTTTTGAACATAAAGGAGAATATTAGGGAATTTGCCGAAGATACTCCCTTGTAA
- the leuB gene encoding 3-isopropylmalate dehydrogenase, with product MKLNIALLAGDGIGPEVIDQAVKVSNAIAKKYNHEISWTPALTGAAAIDAVGEPYPDETHAVCEAADAVLFGAIGHPRFDNDPSAKVRPEQGLLKMRQKLGLFANVRPTFTFPSLIDKSPLKRERIEGTDLIILRELTGGVYFGERGRKDNGNTAFDTMTYTRAEIQRLAKKGFEMAMSRSKRLCCVDKANVLESSRLWRETVQAMEKDYPEVTVSYEFVDAVAMRLVQWPKGYDVIITENLFGDILTDEASVISGSMGLMPSASVGSKVRLYEPIHGSYPQAAGKDIANPLATVLSAAMMFEDFDLKEEAQAIRDVVNKSLAEGFVTEDLAEGGNAYKTSEVGDWLAKNV from the coding sequence ATGAAATTAAATATTGCCCTTTTAGCAGGAGATGGAATAGGTCCTGAAGTAATTGATCAAGCGGTAAAAGTATCCAATGCCATAGCCAAGAAATACAATCACGAGATAAGCTGGACGCCTGCCCTTACCGGTGCAGCAGCAATTGATGCGGTTGGAGAGCCTTATCCGGATGAAACCCATGCCGTTTGTGAAGCTGCGGATGCCGTTTTATTCGGGGCGATCGGGCACCCAAGATTCGACAACGATCCCTCTGCCAAGGTACGTCCAGAACAGGGATTGTTGAAAATGAGACAAAAATTAGGTTTGTTTGCCAATGTTAGACCTACTTTTACTTTCCCTTCACTTATAGATAAATCCCCTTTGAAACGTGAGCGCATCGAGGGTACGGATTTGATTATTCTCAGGGAATTGACAGGCGGCGTGTATTTTGGGGAACGTGGGCGTAAGGATAATGGGAATACTGCCTTTGACACAATGACCTATACCCGTGCGGAAATTCAGCGTTTGGCAAAAAAAGGCTTTGAAATGGCTATGTCCCGATCCAAAAGACTTTGTTGTGTTGATAAGGCCAATGTTTTGGAATCTTCACGTCTATGGCGTGAAACAGTTCAAGCCATGGAAAAAGATTACCCAGAAGTAACAGTTTCCTATGAATTTGTAGATGCCGTAGCTATGCGATTGGTGCAATGGCCAAAAGGGTATGATGTAATAATAACTGAAAATCTTTTTGGGGATATTTTAACGGATGAGGCCTCAGTAATATCTGGGTCTATGGGATTGATGCCATCGGCTTCCGTAGGAAGCAAAGTTAGGTTATATGAACCTATTCACGGGTCATATCCACAGGCTGCAGGTAAGGATATAGCAAACCCATTGGCCACGGTACTATCAGCTGCCATGATGTTCGAAGATTTTGACTTGAAGGAAGAGGCACAGGCCATTCGTGATGTAGTAAACAAATCTCTTGCAGAAGGTTTTGTTACTGAAGATTTGGCAGAAGGAGGAAATGCTTATAAGACTAGTGAAGTTGGCGATTGGTTGGCTAAAAATGTTTAA
- a CDS encoding MFS transporter: MDKSNKKALLALGVGGFGIGMTEFVIMGILPDVANSLQISIPQAGHFISAYALGVVIGAPTLTALSGKWPAHKVLLYLMIWFTVFNTLSAFSTNYVTLMVARFLSGLPHGAFFGIGAVVAGKLAKEGKAAQAIATMFAGLTIANVIGVPIGTYLGHHYNWNLSFLMVGIVGVIALLSIYFWMPKMEKSSSDGFFKDLKVFKRVEIWLLILLTTIGTGGFFAWYSYIAPLLTNVSGHSESMVSYAMILAGVGMVFGNFIGAKMAEIFSPLKAVIISLSLMVMVLLINFLVAANPVAILILTFIIGIVSFMVGTPIQLAIIKASKGSEMLGSSMNQSAFNMGNASGAFFAGLPIAMGFGFTSASLVGALMAGTGITIAVLILVFSKNRAVNTKRKIAFNS, encoded by the coding sequence ATGGACAAATCGAACAAAAAAGCGCTACTTGCCCTAGGGGTAGGAGGCTTTGGTATAGGGATGACCGAGTTTGTGATAATGGGTATTCTACCGGACGTGGCCAATTCTCTTCAAATAAGTATACCTCAAGCAGGTCATTTTATATCGGCCTATGCCTTGGGCGTAGTAATTGGTGCCCCAACTTTAACAGCTCTGAGCGGAAAGTGGCCAGCACATAAAGTGTTGTTATATCTAATGATATGGTTTACGGTTTTCAACACCCTTTCAGCATTTTCAACGAACTATGTTACTTTAATGGTTGCTAGATTCTTGTCTGGATTGCCACATGGAGCATTTTTTGGAATTGGTGCTGTAGTGGCCGGAAAGTTGGCGAAAGAAGGGAAAGCAGCACAGGCCATAGCCACCATGTTTGCCGGCCTAACCATAGCCAACGTTATAGGGGTCCCGATTGGCACCTACTTAGGTCATCATTATAACTGGAACCTATCATTTCTAATGGTTGGTATTGTAGGAGTCATAGCACTTCTCAGCATCTACTTTTGGATGCCTAAAATGGAAAAATCGTCTTCCGACGGATTCTTCAAGGATTTAAAGGTTTTTAAGAGAGTGGAAATTTGGTTGCTCATTTTACTTACCACTATTGGGACTGGGGGATTCTTTGCCTGGTATAGCTATATAGCCCCCTTGTTGACCAACGTATCCGGACATTCTGAAAGTATGGTGAGTTATGCCATGATTTTGGCCGGTGTAGGAATGGTGTTCGGTAATTTCATTGGCGCTAAAATGGCAGAGATTTTTAGCCCCTTGAAGGCAGTTATCATCAGCTTATCCTTAATGGTAATGGTACTGCTGATAAACTTCCTGGTTGCTGCAAATCCAGTAGCCATATTAATCTTAACCTTCATAATAGGAATCGTTTCCTTTATGGTAGGCACACCAATTCAATTGGCCATTATAAAGGCTTCCAAAGGATCTGAGATGTTGGGGTCTTCCATGAATCAGAGTGCCTTCAATATGGGCAATGCCTCTGGAGCATTCTTTGCCGGATTGCCCATAGCCATGGGATTTGGATTTACCTCTGCAAGCTTGGTCGGGGCCTTAATGGCCGGCACAGGCATTACAATTGCCGTATTGATCTTGGTGTTTTCTAAAAATAGAGCCGTCAACACCAAACGAAAAATCGCTTTTAATTCTTAA